From Streptomyces sp. TLI_105, the proteins below share one genomic window:
- the manA gene encoding mannose-6-phosphate isomerase, class I — protein sequence MDRLVNTVRPYAWGSTTAIPELLGTAPTGEPQAEMWMGAHPGAPSRTGRGALNDLIAADPVRELGERTVEKFGPRLPFLLKLLAAGAPLSLQVHPDLAQAKAGYAAEEAAGIPVDAPHRTYKDANHKPELICALTPFDGLCGFRDPVEAADLIAALGVDSLKPYVDLLHAHPEEAALREVLTALLTADREEMAHTVAEAHAAADRLGGDHAPYATLAHHFPSDPGVIAAMLLNRVRLQPGEALYLGAGVPHAYIEGLGVEIMANSDNVLRCGLTPKHVDVPELLRVVRFEPTELAVLRPEASPSGEEVYETPIDEFRLSRYVRAEGAAPTDVTAPTPQILLAVAGRTQAGEVSLAPGESVFVPAGEATELTGAGTVFRATVVA from the coding sequence ATGGACCGCCTCGTCAACACCGTCCGTCCCTACGCCTGGGGATCCACGACGGCCATCCCGGAACTGCTCGGAACCGCCCCCACCGGCGAGCCCCAGGCCGAGATGTGGATGGGTGCCCACCCCGGCGCCCCCTCCCGCACCGGGCGGGGCGCGCTGAACGACCTCATCGCCGCCGACCCCGTACGCGAACTGGGGGAGCGGACCGTCGAGAAGTTCGGCCCCCGGCTCCCGTTCCTCCTGAAGCTGCTCGCCGCGGGCGCCCCGCTCTCCCTCCAGGTCCACCCCGACCTCGCCCAGGCCAAGGCCGGGTACGCCGCCGAGGAGGCCGCCGGCATCCCGGTCGACGCCCCGCACCGCACGTACAAGGACGCCAACCACAAGCCCGAGCTGATCTGCGCCCTCACCCCCTTCGACGGCCTGTGCGGCTTCCGTGACCCCGTCGAGGCCGCCGACCTCATCGCCGCGCTCGGCGTCGACTCCCTCAAGCCGTACGTGGACCTCCTCCACGCCCACCCCGAAGAGGCCGCGCTCCGCGAGGTCCTGACGGCCCTGCTCACCGCCGACCGCGAGGAGATGGCGCACACCGTCGCCGAGGCCCATGCCGCCGCCGACCGCCTCGGCGGCGACCACGCCCCGTACGCGACCCTGGCCCACCACTTCCCGAGCGACCCCGGCGTGATCGCCGCCATGCTCCTCAACCGCGTCCGGCTCCAGCCCGGCGAGGCCCTCTACCTCGGCGCGGGCGTCCCGCACGCCTACATCGAAGGCCTCGGCGTCGAGATCATGGCCAACTCCGACAACGTGCTGCGCTGCGGCCTCACGCCCAAGCACGTCGACGTCCCCGAACTCCTCCGCGTCGTCCGCTTCGAGCCGACCGAGCTGGCCGTCCTGCGCCCCGAGGCCTCCCCCTCCGGCGAGGAGGTCTACGAGACCCCGATCGACGAGTTCCGCCTCTCCCGGTACGTCCGCGCGGAAGGCGCCGCGCCGACCGACGTCACCGCACCCACCCCGCAGATCCTGCTCGCCGTCGCGGGCCGCACGCAGGCGGGGGAGGTCAGCCTCGCCCCGGGCGAGTCCGTCTTCGTCCCGGCGGGCGAGGCCACCGAGCTGACCGGAGCGGGCACCGTCTTCCGGGCGACCGTCGTGGCCTGA
- a CDS encoding RDD family protein — protein sequence MSGLVTGDAVVLGLQPARLPSRALAVLIDLVAVWAVYLLLTLGLAVATASLDEAAVMAVSVASFLLVLVGAPIAVETLSHGRSLGKLACGLRVVRDDGGPIRFRHALVRGAMGVVEILMTFGVVALVASLVSERGRRLGDVFAGTLVVRERIPAARVLAVPPPPPWLVGRFAGVDLSAVPETLWLEVRQYLTRSRELDPVVGRRLAERLADELVARTGTPPPAGVPADAYLAGVVAERQARDARRAFAPSAAGVVPGAVPPPSVPTASVVEPPVPPVVASPAPPVIASPVVAPPAVAPPVGGSAVESGARATGFAPPA from the coding sequence GTGAGTGGTCTTGTGACGGGTGATGCGGTCGTCCTGGGGTTGCAGCCCGCGCGGCTGCCGAGTCGGGCGCTCGCGGTGCTCATCGACCTGGTGGCGGTGTGGGCGGTGTATCTGCTGCTCACGCTGGGGCTCGCGGTCGCCACGGCGTCGCTGGACGAGGCTGCGGTGATGGCGGTGTCCGTCGCGTCCTTCCTGCTGGTGCTCGTCGGGGCGCCGATCGCGGTGGAGACGCTGTCGCACGGGCGGTCGCTGGGGAAGCTGGCCTGTGGGCTGCGGGTGGTCCGGGACGACGGGGGGCCGATCCGGTTCCGGCACGCGCTGGTGCGCGGCGCGATGGGGGTCGTGGAGATCCTGATGACCTTCGGGGTCGTCGCCCTCGTCGCTTCGCTGGTGTCCGAGCGGGGGCGGCGGCTCGGGGACGTCTTCGCGGGGACGCTGGTGGTGCGGGAGCGGATACCCGCGGCCCGGGTTCTGGCCGTGCCTCCGCCGCCGCCGTGGCTGGTGGGGCGGTTCGCGGGGGTCGATCTCTCGGCGGTGCCGGAGACGCTGTGGCTGGAGGTGCGTCAGTACCTGACGCGGTCGCGTGAGCTGGACCCGGTGGTGGGGCGCCGGCTGGCGGAGCGGCTGGCCGACGAGCTGGTGGCGCGGACCGGTACGCCGCCGCCGGCGGGGGTTCCGGCCGACGCCTATCTGGCGGGGGTGGTGGCCGAGCGGCAGGCGCGGGACGCCCGGCGGGCGTTCGCCCCGTCGGCCGCCGGGGTGGTGCCGGGTGCCGTTCCTCCGCCGTCTGTTCCGACTGCCTCGGTGGTCGAGCCCCCGGTCCCTCCGGTCGTCGCTTCCCCTGCTCCCCCGGTCATCGCTTCCCCCGTTGTCGCTCCTCCTGCTGTCGCTCCTCCCGTCGGCGGGTCGGCGGTGGAGTCCGGGGCGCGTGCCACCGGGTTCGCTCCGCCGGCCTGA
- a CDS encoding Trm112 family protein, with protein sequence MPLEAGLLEILACPACHAPLNDRTADETPELICTGPDCGLAYPVRDDIPVLLVDEARKPA encoded by the coding sequence ATGCCGCTCGAAGCCGGCCTCCTGGAGATCCTGGCCTGCCCGGCCTGCCACGCTCCGCTCAACGACCGCACGGCGGACGAGACCCCCGAGCTGATCTGCACGGGCCCCGACTGCGGCCTCGCCTACCCGGTCCGCGACGACATCCCGGTCCTCCTCGTCGACGAGGCCCGCAAGCCGGCGTAA
- a CDS encoding stage II sporulation protein M, with protein MDLDVYVTAHRAEWERLDHLLRRGGKLTGAEADELVALYQRTATHLSIVQSSTPDPMLTARLTQLVARARATVTGTRRSSWRDAVRFLTAGFPAAVYRSRRWWIPTAVLSTLLAVLIGWWIGTHPEVQASIGASTDLREMTRPGGQYETYYSSHPAASFAAQVWTNNAQAAAMCLVLGAFLGIPVLWILFLNMLNLGVGIGLMSSAGRLDVFLGLILPHGLLELTAVFVAAGTGLRLGWTVVDPGPRTRRAALAEQGRAAVGMAIGLALVLFVSGLLEGFVTPSGLPTWARITIGIAAELAFLAYVYVLGGRAARAGDTGDLEEPDRSATLPTAA; from the coding sequence ATGGACCTCGACGTCTACGTGACCGCCCACCGCGCCGAGTGGGAACGCCTCGACCACCTCCTGCGCCGGGGCGGCAAACTCACCGGCGCCGAGGCCGACGAACTCGTCGCGCTCTACCAGCGCACGGCCACCCACCTCTCGATCGTCCAGTCGAGCACCCCGGACCCCATGCTCACGGCCCGGCTCACCCAGCTCGTGGCCCGCGCCCGCGCCACCGTCACCGGCACCCGCCGCTCCTCCTGGCGCGACGCCGTCCGCTTCCTCACCGCCGGCTTCCCCGCCGCGGTCTACCGCTCCCGCCGCTGGTGGATCCCCACGGCCGTCCTCTCCACGCTGCTCGCGGTCCTCATCGGCTGGTGGATCGGCACGCACCCGGAGGTCCAGGCCTCGATCGGCGCCTCCACCGACCTCCGCGAGATGACCCGTCCCGGCGGTCAGTACGAGACGTACTACTCCAGCCACCCGGCGGCCTCCTTCGCCGCCCAGGTCTGGACGAACAACGCCCAGGCAGCGGCCATGTGCCTGGTCCTGGGCGCGTTCCTGGGGATCCCGGTGCTCTGGATCCTCTTCCTGAACATGCTGAACCTCGGCGTGGGCATCGGTCTGATGTCCTCCGCCGGCCGCCTCGACGTCTTCCTGGGCCTGATCCTTCCCCACGGTCTGCTCGAACTGACCGCCGTCTTCGTGGCCGCCGGTACGGGCCTTCGCCTCGGCTGGACCGTCGTCGACCCGGGCCCCAGGACCCGCCGCGCCGCCCTGGCGGAACAGGGCCGCGCGGCCGTCGGCATGGCGATCGGCCTGGCCCTGGTCCTCTTCGTCTCGGGCCTGCTCGAAGGCTTCGTCACCCCTTCCGGCCTCCCCACCTGGGCCCGCATCACCATCGGCATCGCCGCCGAGCTGGCCTTCCTCGCCTACGTGTACGTGCTCGGCGGCCGTGCCGCCCGGGCCGGCGACACGGGAGACCTGGAGGAGCCCGACCGCAGCGCCACGCTCCCCACCGCCGCCTGA
- a CDS encoding DUF5719 family protein gives MKRTTLSLIAGATALAAVTGFAALTAPDGTAAPEAKATTRLPVERVGLVCPAPSTSEVAETLYTSYTPTSTGAAKGTPGKTEQPTALLRTAPRATPADGTGKTGKKPKASKAPATVTAPGKPVTAEADGGSVPALTGSATGTLAPGWTVQQTTVVPAGGARGLLGLGCGAPDTDFWFPAASTAKDRQDYVHLTNPDDTAAVADIELYGPEGLLKSQFTEGIPVPAHSTVPVLLSTLTSETGRRDVTVHVTTRSGRVGAAVAAADDKLGSDWIAPAADPAATAVLPGIPADATSVRLVAFAPGDDDADLKVQLVTATGTIVPAGGGSLHVKSGMTASADLPDLTRGAVGSLLLTPSDPKKPVPVVAALQVVRGKGENTEIAFIPATAAVSARATVADNRAKASTLSLTAPGADARVKVTASAGSEGGTPVSRTVTVKGGTTTVLTDLVPGGLKGSYALTVEPVSGGKVHAARTLALPEDGIPMFTVQTFVDDRGTVELPTAHQDLGVLD, from the coding sequence GTGAAGCGCACGACCCTCTCCCTGATCGCGGGCGCCACGGCCCTCGCCGCCGTCACCGGCTTCGCGGCCCTCACCGCCCCGGACGGCACCGCCGCCCCCGAGGCGAAGGCCACCACCCGCCTGCCGGTGGAGCGCGTCGGCCTCGTCTGCCCGGCCCCCAGCACCTCCGAGGTGGCCGAGACGCTCTACACCTCGTACACCCCGACGAGCACCGGCGCGGCGAAGGGCACCCCGGGCAAGACCGAGCAGCCCACCGCCCTGCTGCGGACCGCCCCGCGCGCGACGCCCGCGGACGGCACCGGCAAGACCGGCAAGAAGCCCAAGGCCTCCAAGGCCCCGGCCACCGTCACCGCCCCCGGCAAGCCCGTCACCGCCGAGGCGGACGGCGGCTCCGTGCCCGCCCTCACCGGCTCCGCGACCGGCACCCTCGCCCCCGGCTGGACCGTCCAGCAGACCACCGTCGTCCCGGCGGGCGGCGCGCGCGGCCTCCTCGGCCTCGGCTGCGGCGCCCCCGACACCGACTTCTGGTTCCCGGCCGCCTCCACCGCCAAGGACCGCCAGGACTACGTCCACCTCACCAATCCGGACGACACGGCCGCCGTCGCCGACATCGAGCTGTACGGACCGGAGGGCCTCCTCAAGTCGCAGTTCACCGAGGGCATCCCGGTCCCCGCCCACTCCACCGTCCCGGTGCTCCTCTCCACCCTCACGAGCGAGACCGGCCGGCGGGACGTCACCGTCCACGTCACCACCCGCAGCGGACGCGTCGGCGCCGCCGTCGCCGCGGCCGACGACAAGCTCGGCAGCGACTGGATCGCCCCGGCCGCCGACCCGGCGGCCACCGCCGTGCTCCCCGGCATCCCGGCCGACGCCACCTCGGTGCGGCTCGTGGCCTTCGCCCCCGGCGACGACGACGCCGACCTCAAGGTCCAGCTGGTCACCGCGACCGGCACGATCGTCCCGGCGGGCGGCGGCTCGCTCCACGTGAAGTCCGGGATGACGGCCTCCGCCGACCTGCCGGACCTCACCCGGGGCGCGGTGGGCTCCCTGCTGCTCACCCCGAGCGACCCGAAGAAGCCGGTCCCGGTCGTGGCGGCCCTCCAGGTCGTGCGCGGCAAGGGCGAGAACACCGAGATCGCGTTCATCCCGGCGACCGCGGCCGTCTCCGCCCGTGCGACGGTCGCCGACAACCGCGCCAAGGCCTCGACGCTCTCCCTGACCGCCCCCGGCGCGGACGCCCGGGTCAAGGTCACCGCCTCGGCCGGTTCCGAGGGGGGCACGCCGGTGTCGAGGACCGTCACCGTCAAGGGGGGCACGACGACGGTCCTGACCGACCTCGTCCCCGGGGGCCTCAAGGGCTCCTACGCGCTGACCGTGGAACCCGTCTCCGGCGGAAAGGTCCACGCGGCACGGACGCTCGCCCTCCCGGAGGACGGCATCCCGATGTTCACCGTCCAGACCTTCGTCGACGACCGAGGCACGGTAGAACTCCCGACGGCCCACCAGGACCTGGGCGTACTGGACTGA
- the ahcY gene encoding adenosylhomocysteinase: MTTAAHQDFKVADLSLAAFGRKEITLAEHEMPGLMSIRREYAETQPLAGARITGSLHMTVQTAVLIETLVALGAEVRWASCNIFSTQDHAAAAIAVGPNGTPENPQGVPVFAWKGETLEEYWWCTEQALTWPNTPTGGPNMILDDGGDATLLVHKGVEFEKAGSAPDPSTADSEEYGYILQLLNRTLSEAPQKWTQLASEIRGVTEETTTGVHRLYEMMQVGTLLFPAINVNDAVTKSKFDNKYGCRHSLIDGINRATDVLIGGKTAVVCGYGDVGKGCAESLRGQGARVIVTEIDPICALQAAMDGYQVTTLDEVVETADIFITTTGNKDIIMAADMAKMKHQAIVGNIGHFDNEIDMAGLAKVPGIVKDEVKPQVHTWTFPDGKVLIVLSEGRLLNLGNATGHPSFVMSNSFADQTLAQIELFTKPQEYPTDVYVLPKHLDEKVARLHLDSLGVKLTTLRPEQAAYIGVEVEGPFKPDHYRY, translated from the coding sequence ATGACGACTGCCGCCCACCAGGACTTCAAGGTCGCCGACCTCTCCCTGGCCGCCTTCGGCCGCAAGGAGATCACCCTCGCCGAGCACGAGATGCCCGGCCTGATGTCGATCCGCCGCGAGTACGCCGAGACGCAGCCGCTCGCCGGTGCCCGCATCACCGGCTCCCTGCACATGACCGTGCAGACCGCCGTCCTCATCGAGACCCTGGTCGCCCTCGGCGCCGAGGTCCGCTGGGCCTCCTGCAACATCTTCTCCACCCAGGACCACGCCGCCGCGGCCATCGCCGTCGGCCCGAACGGCACCCCGGAGAACCCCCAGGGCGTCCCGGTCTTCGCCTGGAAGGGCGAGACCCTGGAGGAGTACTGGTGGTGCACCGAGCAGGCCCTCACCTGGCCGAACACGCCCACCGGCGGCCCGAACATGATCCTGGACGACGGCGGTGACGCCACCCTCCTCGTCCACAAGGGCGTCGAGTTCGAGAAGGCCGGCTCCGCCCCGGACCCGTCGACCGCGGACAGCGAGGAGTACGGCTACATCCTCCAGCTCCTCAACCGCACCCTCTCCGAGGCCCCGCAGAAGTGGACCCAGCTGGCGTCCGAGATCCGCGGCGTCACCGAGGAGACCACCACCGGCGTCCACCGCCTCTACGAGATGATGCAGGTCGGCACCCTGCTCTTCCCGGCGATCAACGTGAACGACGCCGTGACGAAGTCGAAGTTCGACAACAAGTACGGCTGCCGCCACTCCCTCATCGACGGCATCAACCGCGCCACCGACGTCCTCATCGGCGGCAAGACCGCCGTCGTCTGCGGCTACGGCGACGTCGGCAAGGGCTGCGCCGAGTCCCTCCGTGGCCAGGGCGCCCGCGTCATCGTCACCGAGATCGACCCGATCTGCGCGCTCCAGGCGGCGATGGACGGCTACCAGGTCACGACCCTCGACGAGGTCGTCGAGACCGCCGACATCTTCATCACCACCACCGGCAACAAGGACATCATCATGGCCGCCGACATGGCCAAGATGAAGCACCAGGCCATCGTCGGGAACATCGGCCACTTCGACAACGAGATCGACATGGCCGGCCTCGCCAAGGTCCCGGGCATCGTCAAGGACGAGGTCAAGCCGCAGGTCCACACCTGGACGTTCCCCGACGGCAAGGTCCTCATCGTCCTCTCAGAGGGCCGCCTGCTGAACCTCGGCAACGCGACCGGCCACCCGTCCTTCGTGATGTCGAACTCCTTCGCGGACCAGACCCTGGCCCAGATCGAGCTCTTCACCAAGCCGCAGGAGTACCCGACCGACGTCTACGTGCTGCCGAAGCACCTCGACGAGAAGGTCGCCCGCCTCCACCTGGACTCGCTCGGCGTCAAGCTGACGACCCTCCGTCCCGAGCAGGCCGCCTACATCGGCGTCGAGGTCGAGGGCCCCTTCAAGCCGGACCACTACCGCTACTGA
- a CDS encoding SIS domain-containing protein, with amino-acid sequence MLDETLLDAPDDLALADRRGLLRGAAEAGARVRTAARHATEAGIADLRPEGRPRTVLVAGPGTAAAGVADLIGALAGAAAPVVRLQPTGVAPAAGALRWALPGWAGSVDLLLLPTTDGGEPGLALLAEQAYRRGITVVAVAPKDSPLAEAVNGSRGLFVPMAITPNESPDEYAESIAASPGALWALFTPLLVLLDRVGLIEAPSEALEKVADRLDRTAERCGPAIATYSNPAKTLAAELADSLPLIWTEGNAAGPAGRRFAAILAELAGLPALAAELPEALPAHGVLLAGDYAAGADPDDFFRDRVEEPQALRARVVLLRDRPAGGLTAGPAARELALGHGTAISELEPEEGGDLETLAELLAVTDFAAVYLALATSGRTPH; translated from the coding sequence ATGCTCGACGAGACTCTCCTCGACGCTCCGGACGACCTCGCCCTGGCCGACCGCCGCGGCCTCCTCCGCGGCGCCGCCGAAGCCGGCGCACGGGTACGGACCGCCGCCCGGCACGCCACCGAGGCCGGCATCGCGGACCTCCGCCCCGAGGGCCGCCCCCGCACCGTCCTCGTCGCGGGCCCCGGCACCGCCGCCGCAGGCGTCGCGGACCTGATCGGCGCGCTCGCCGGAGCCGCCGCCCCCGTCGTACGACTCCAGCCGACCGGCGTCGCCCCCGCCGCGGGCGCCCTGCGCTGGGCCCTGCCGGGCTGGGCGGGTTCGGTGGACCTGCTGCTGCTCCCGACCACGGACGGCGGCGAACCGGGCCTCGCCCTCCTCGCCGAGCAGGCGTACCGCCGCGGGATCACGGTCGTCGCCGTCGCCCCGAAGGACTCCCCGCTCGCCGAGGCGGTCAACGGCTCGCGCGGCCTGTTCGTCCCGATGGCCATCACCCCGAACGAGTCGCCCGACGAGTACGCCGAGAGCATCGCGGCCAGCCCGGGCGCCCTCTGGGCCCTGTTCACCCCGCTGCTCGTGCTCCTGGACCGCGTGGGTCTCATCGAGGCGCCCTCGGAGGCCCTGGAGAAGGTCGCCGACCGTCTGGACCGCACGGCGGAACGCTGCGGCCCGGCCATCGCCACGTACAGCAACCCGGCGAAGACGCTCGCCGCGGAGCTCGCGGACTCGCTCCCGCTGATCTGGACCGAGGGCAACGCCGCGGGCCCGGCCGGCCGCCGTTTCGCCGCGATCCTCGCCGAACTCGCGGGTCTGCCCGCCCTCGCCGCGGAGCTCCCGGAGGCCCTGCCGGCGCATGGAGTGCTCCTCGCGGGCGACTACGCGGCGGGCGCGGACCCGGACGACTTCTTCCGCGACCGAGTGGAGGAGCCGCAGGCGCTCCGCGCGCGCGTGGTCCTGCTCCGCGACCGCCCGGCGGGCGGCCTGACCGCCGGCCCGGCAGCCCGCGAGCTGGCCCTCGGCCACGGGACCGCCATCAGCGAGCTGGAACCGGAGGAGGGCGGCGACCTGGAGACCCTCGCCGAGCTGCTCGCGGTGACGGACTTCGCGGCGGTGTACCTCGCCCTGGCCACCTCGGGCCGCACCCCGCACTAG
- a CDS encoding cation diffusion facilitator family transporter, which translates to MSASGGTKAIVAALAANLAIAVAKFVAFLFSGSSSMLAESVHSLADSGNQGLLLLGGKKAQREATPQHPFGYGRERYIYAFLVSIVLFSVGGMFAIYEGYEKIKHPHPIEAWYWPVGVLVFAIIAESFSFRTAIKESNEIRGGLSWKDFIRRAKAPELPVVLLEDFGALVGLVLALGGVGLALATDDGVWDGIGTLCIGVLLIVIAIVLAAETKSLLLGESAGADEVKKIEAAVVDGETVTRLIHMRTLHLGPEELLVAAKIAVQHDDTATEVANAINAAEERIRAAVPIARVIYLEPDIYSETAAAAGDDPAKTPGGTAH; encoded by the coding sequence ATGAGCGCGTCAGGCGGAACCAAGGCGATCGTGGCGGCACTCGCCGCCAACCTCGCGATCGCCGTAGCCAAGTTCGTGGCGTTCCTCTTCAGCGGTTCGTCGTCGATGCTCGCCGAGAGCGTTCACTCGCTCGCCGACTCCGGCAACCAGGGCCTGCTGCTCCTCGGCGGCAAGAAGGCCCAGCGCGAGGCCACCCCGCAGCACCCCTTCGGCTACGGCCGCGAGCGGTACATCTACGCCTTCCTCGTCTCCATCGTGCTCTTCTCCGTCGGCGGCATGTTCGCCATCTACGAGGGCTACGAGAAGATCAAGCACCCGCACCCCATCGAGGCCTGGTACTGGCCGGTCGGCGTCCTGGTCTTCGCGATCATCGCCGAGAGCTTCTCCTTCCGGACCGCCATCAAGGAGTCCAACGAGATCCGCGGCGGCCTGTCCTGGAAGGACTTCATCCGCCGCGCCAAGGCGCCCGAGCTGCCCGTCGTCCTCCTGGAGGACTTCGGCGCCCTCGTCGGCCTCGTCCTCGCCCTCGGCGGAGTCGGCCTCGCCCTCGCGACCGACGACGGCGTCTGGGACGGCATCGGAACCCTCTGCATCGGCGTCCTGCTCATCGTGATCGCGATCGTGCTCGCCGCCGAGACCAAGTCGCTGCTCCTCGGCGAGTCCGCCGGCGCCGACGAGGTCAAGAAGATCGAGGCGGCCGTCGTCGACGGCGAGACCGTCACCCGCCTCATCCACATGCGCACCCTCCACCTCGGTCCCGAGGAACTCCTCGTCGCCGCCAAGATCGCCGTCCAGCACGACGACACGGCCACCGAGGTCGCGAACGCCATCAACGCCGCCGAGGAGCGCATCCGCGCCGCCGTCCCGATCGCCCGGGTCATCTACCTGGAGCCCGACATCTACAGCGAGACGGCCGCCGCGGCGGGCGACGACCCGGCCAAGACCCCCGGCGGCACCGCCCACTGA
- a CDS encoding metallopeptidase family protein gives MDSPVPPSPSHRPVEPPAEPRVRRRDRHGRGMRGPVAPPQVPLSASRADTFRDLVLDSVERLERRWPQLADVDFMVMEVPPPVSGETVPLGGALPAEKNEPARVVVYRRPVEIRSKSRDERAVLVHEVVVEQVAELLGLSPESVDPRYGQD, from the coding sequence ATGGACAGTCCTGTACCGCCGAGCCCCTCGCACCGTCCCGTGGAGCCCCCGGCGGAGCCTCGGGTCCGCCGCCGCGACCGGCACGGCCGCGGGATGCGGGGACCCGTCGCGCCGCCGCAGGTGCCGCTCTCCGCGAGCCGGGCCGACACCTTCCGCGACCTCGTCCTCGACTCGGTGGAGCGCCTGGAGCGGCGCTGGCCGCAGCTGGCGGACGTCGACTTCATGGTGATGGAGGTGCCGCCGCCGGTGTCCGGCGAGACGGTGCCGCTGGGCGGTGCGCTGCCCGCCGAGAAGAACGAGCCCGCGCGGGTGGTCGTCTATCGGCGGCCGGTCGAGATCCGCTCGAAGAGTCGGGACGAGCGGGCGGTGCTGGTGCACGAGGTCGTGGTGGAGCAGGTGGCCGAGCTGCTCGGGCTCTCACCCGAGTCCGTTGATCCTCGGTACGGGCAGGACTGA
- a CDS encoding DUF3499 domain-containing protein: MRESRRGPLKSAVPSNVVSPVRRCSRTACGRPAVATLTYVYADSTAVLGPLATYAEPHCYDLCAEHSERLTAPRGWEVVRLSDGSAPTRPSGDDLEALANAVREAARPQERAAEAGGKVGGGRGGDPMEVGRRGHLRVLRSPDN; this comes from the coding sequence CTGAGGGAGAGTCGTCGCGGCCCGCTCAAGAGTGCGGTACCGTCCAACGTCGTGAGCCCTGTACGTCGCTGTTCGCGCACCGCGTGCGGCCGCCCTGCCGTCGCGACACTGACGTACGTCTATGCCGACTCGACTGCGGTCCTCGGCCCGCTCGCCACCTACGCCGAGCCCCACTGCTACGACCTGTGCGCCGAGCACAGCGAGCGCCTCACCGCCCCGCGCGGCTGGGAGGTGGTGCGGCTCTCCGACGGGTCCGCGCCCACCCGCCCCAGCGGCGACGACCTCGAAGCGCTGGCCAACGCGGTCCGGGAGGCGGCCCGCCCCCAGGAGCGCGCGGCCGAGGCCGGCGGCAAGGTCGGCGGAGGCCGCGGCGGCGACCCCATGGAGGTCGGGCGCCGCGGACACCTCAGGGTGCTCCGTTCCCCCGACAACTGA
- a CDS encoding phosphomannomutase/phosphoglucomutase — MTADLSQIVKAYDIRGVVPDQWDEKLAELFGAAFVRVTDADAIVIGHDMRPSSPGLAAAFARGAARLGADVTLIGLCSTDQLYFASGSLGLPGAMFTASHNPAQYNGIKMCRAGAAPVGQDTGLADIRALAEEWSEKGAPEAAAKQGAITERDTLADYAAHLKNLVDLTAIRPLKVVVDAGNGMGGHTVPTVFEGLPLTTVPMYFELDGTFPNHEANPLDPKNIVDLQARVQAEGADLGLAFDGDADRCFVVDERGEPVSPSAITALVAARELAKNPGGTIIHNLITSWSVPEVVREQGGEPVRTRVGHSFIKEEMAKTGAIFGGEHSAHYYFRDFWNADTGMLAALHVLAALGGQEGTLSDLVSAYDRYASSGEINSTVADQAASTAKVRATYEDAEGVTFDELDGLTVTAADWWFNLRASNTEPLLRLNVEARDGATMAKIRDEVLALVRATD; from the coding sequence GTGACTGCCGATCTGTCGCAGATCGTGAAGGCGTACGACATCCGCGGAGTCGTACCCGACCAGTGGGACGAGAAGCTCGCCGAGCTCTTCGGCGCCGCCTTCGTACGGGTGACGGACGCGGACGCGATCGTCATCGGCCACGACATGCGGCCCTCGTCCCCCGGCCTCGCGGCCGCCTTCGCGCGCGGCGCGGCCCGCCTCGGCGCCGACGTCACCCTCATCGGGCTCTGCTCCACGGACCAGCTGTACTTCGCCTCCGGCAGCCTCGGCCTGCCCGGCGCCATGTTCACGGCCTCCCACAACCCGGCCCAGTACAACGGCATCAAGATGTGCCGCGCCGGCGCCGCACCCGTCGGCCAGGACACCGGCCTCGCCGACATCCGCGCCCTCGCCGAGGAGTGGTCGGAGAAGGGCGCCCCCGAGGCGGCGGCGAAGCAGGGCGCCATCACCGAGCGCGACACCCTCGCGGACTACGCCGCGCACCTCAAGAACCTGGTGGACCTCACCGCGATCCGCCCCCTCAAGGTGGTCGTCGACGCGGGCAACGGCATGGGCGGCCACACGGTTCCGACGGTCTTCGAGGGCCTCCCGCTGACGACGGTCCCGATGTACTTCGAGCTGGACGGCACCTTCCCGAACCACGAGGCCAACCCGCTCGACCCGAAGAACATCGTCGACCTCCAGGCCCGCGTCCAGGCCGAGGGCGCCGACCTCGGCCTCGCCTTCGACGGCGACGCCGACCGCTGCTTCGTCGTCGACGAGCGCGGCGAGCCGGTCTCCCCGTCCGCGATCACGGCCCTCGTCGCCGCGCGCGAGCTCGCCAAGAACCCCGGCGGGACGATCATCCACAACCTGATCACCTCCTGGTCGGTGCCGGAGGTCGTCCGCGAGCAGGGCGGCGAGCCGGTCCGCACCCGCGTCGGCCACTCCTTCATCAAGGAGGAGATGGCGAAGACCGGAGCGATCTTCGGCGGCGAGCACTCGGCGCACTACTACTTCAGGGACTTCTGGAACGCGGACACCGGCATGCTGGCCGCACTCCACGTCCTGGCGGCCCTGGGCGGCCAGGAGGGCACCCTGTCGGACCTGGTCTCGGCCTACGACCGGTACGCCTCCTCGGGCGAGATCAACTCGACGGTCGCGGACCAGGCGGCGAGCACGGCCAAGGTGAGGGCGACGTACGAGGACGCCGAGGGCGTCACCTTCGACGAGCTCGACGGCCTGACCGTGACGGCGGCGGACTGGTGGTTCAACCTCCGCGCCTCCAACACGGAGCCGCTGCTCCGCCTCAACGTCGAGGCCCGCGACGGGGCCACCATGGCCAAGATCCGCGACGAGGTCCTCGCCCTGGTCCGGGCGACGGACTGA